One part of the Paraglaciecola sp. L3A3 genome encodes these proteins:
- a CDS encoding amidohydrolase encodes MNDRTKITKPIRLDSHRLVWQHGPDYYNWLTEDMYQAPVNIQAEKLIKRNHLPGISKIILVQAVANIEQTKYLLRLAHLNDSIVGVIACIDMYSPDAIRDIARLAIDPYFKGIRPKLQNSAESDWMLAAKFEPIFNCLSNFGLSFDALVKPRHLEALLVIINRFPELKIAIDHIVKPNVTMRHFETWAENIFQISSHSHVFCKLTGLIEGSHHNANLEPVIPYMQHLIESFGAKKLMWGSDWSVLNLATDYKQWLGLTEAFLSSMTEDEKHNIWSLAASDFYNIKHDILKPQHLMEAC; translated from the coding sequence ATGAACGATCGTACTAAAATAACGAAACCAATTCGGCTAGATAGTCATAGGTTAGTTTGGCAACATGGTCCTGACTATTATAATTGGCTGACAGAAGATATGTATCAAGCGCCTGTTAATATTCAAGCGGAAAAACTAATAAAACGAAACCATTTACCAGGAATTTCAAAGATAATATTGGTTCAAGCTGTCGCCAATATTGAACAAACAAAATACTTATTGCGACTGGCACATTTAAACGACTCCATAGTTGGTGTGATAGCCTGCATAGATATGTATTCACCTGATGCAATTAGAGATATTGCCAGACTGGCAATTGACCCATACTTCAAAGGAATTAGACCTAAACTACAAAATTCTGCAGAATCCGATTGGATGTTGGCTGCCAAATTTGAGCCGATATTTAATTGTTTATCAAATTTTGGGTTGAGTTTCGATGCTTTAGTGAAACCTCGGCATCTCGAGGCTTTGTTAGTGATAATCAATCGTTTTCCTGAACTTAAAATTGCCATTGATCATATAGTGAAACCAAATGTCACAATGAGACATTTTGAAACGTGGGCAGAAAACATTTTTCAAATATCAAGCCATAGCCATGTATTTTGTAAGCTAACGGGATTAATAGAAGGCTCACATCACAATGCTAACTTAGAGCCGGTAATACCTTATATGCAGCATTTAATAGAAAGTTTCGGTGCGAAAAAATTGATGTGGGGAAGCGATTGGTCTGTGCTTAATCTAGCAACAGATTACAAACAATGGCTTGGTCTCACCGAAGCATTTTTATCATCAATGACTGAAGATGAAAAACACAATATTTGGTCACTTGCGGCAAGTGATTTTTATAATATAAAACACGACATATTAAAACCACAACATCTAATGGAAGCCTGCTAA
- a CDS encoding GntR family transcriptional regulator produces MSTKTYLFKQSINRMLQLIIELPAGENVMANDIELTKLLNISRTTVRSCVEYLNEQGIVKREGPNKIVLRQPEEADFFDIKNKNSSKDIQIEKYFLNLINTGQLVPGDRFSELSLAKNSGCTTITVREFLIKFSNNGLIEKIPRGRWKMVKFDEEFARELVAFREMVEMRAITELLKLPKDHPVWQELKELLIKHQEVSHDMENRYMEFPDLDRALHLIILKSAHNRFTQQFFDIVSFVCHYHYQWDKTGEIERFTVAINEHIDLLNNLITYNNAGAIMSLERHLQTAETTLLRCVHGLEK; encoded by the coding sequence TTGAGTACTAAAACCTACCTGTTTAAACAATCAATCAATCGTATGCTACAACTAATTATTGAACTTCCCGCAGGGGAAAATGTTATGGCTAACGATATTGAATTGACAAAATTGTTAAATATTAGCCGTACAACTGTGCGCTCATGTGTTGAGTACTTAAATGAACAAGGCATAGTTAAAAGAGAAGGTCCTAACAAAATAGTATTACGTCAGCCTGAAGAAGCTGATTTCTTTGATATTAAAAACAAAAACTCATCCAAAGATATACAAATAGAAAAATATTTTTTGAATCTGATAAATACTGGACAGTTAGTACCGGGTGACAGATTTTCAGAACTTAGTTTAGCTAAAAACTCTGGTTGTACCACGATTACTGTTCGTGAATTTTTGATTAAATTCTCTAATAATGGTTTGATTGAAAAAATTCCTCGTGGCCGTTGGAAAATGGTGAAATTTGATGAAGAGTTTGCTCGTGAATTAGTTGCATTTAGAGAAATGGTTGAAATGCGTGCGATTACTGAATTATTAAAGTTACCTAAAGACCATCCTGTTTGGCAAGAATTGAAAGAGCTATTAATCAAACATCAAGAAGTCAGCCATGATATGGAAAATCGCTATATGGAATTTCCAGACTTAGATCGTGCCTTACACCTTATTATCTTAAAAAGTGCTCACAACAGATTTACTCAACAATTTTTTGATATTGTTTCTTTTGTTTGTCACTACCATTATCAATGGGATAAGACAGGTGAAATTGAACGGTTTACAGTCGCTATAAATGAACATATCGATTTATTAAACAACTTAATAACCTACAATAATGCAGGTGCCATAATGAGCTTGGAGAGACATTTACAAACAGCAGAAACCACATTGTTACGCTGCGTGCACGGATTAGAAAAATAA
- a CDS encoding pyruvate, water dikinase regulatory protein, with the protein MITAYYISDGTAITSEVFGHALLSLFEVEFNHVTIPFVETVEQAEIVNKKISESFQDDKQRPLVFHTIVNLDVRKVISRSIGINYNFLDQFVAPLEKVLGVPAKPEKHRTHSIHEKTYDIRIEAVNYALANDDGSNLKDYHEADIILVGVSRSGKTPTSLYLALQYGIKAANYPFTEDDMGEILRLPKILRQFKNKLFGLTIEAQRLHQIRSERKANSRYASLPQCKMELREVENLYRKEKIPFLNSTHFSIEEISAKILAETGLKRKNY; encoded by the coding sequence ATGATAACAGCGTATTATATATCAGATGGAACAGCCATAACGTCCGAAGTTTTTGGCCATGCACTCCTTAGTTTATTTGAGGTTGAGTTTAATCATGTGACTATTCCATTTGTCGAAACAGTCGAACAAGCGGAAATAGTAAACAAAAAAATATCTGAAAGTTTTCAAGATGACAAACAAAGACCATTAGTGTTTCATACCATAGTCAATTTAGATGTGCGAAAAGTCATTTCCAGATCCATCGGGATTAATTACAACTTTCTTGATCAATTTGTAGCGCCACTAGAAAAAGTTTTAGGTGTTCCAGCCAAACCAGAAAAACATCGAACTCACAGCATTCATGAAAAAACCTATGATATTAGAATCGAAGCTGTCAATTATGCTCTGGCTAACGACGACGGCTCTAATTTAAAGGATTATCATGAAGCTGATATTATTTTGGTAGGCGTGTCTCGCTCAGGTAAAACACCAACTAGCCTATACCTAGCATTACAATACGGAATTAAAGCTGCTAATTACCCTTTCACCGAAGATGATATGGGAGAGATCCTTCGTCTACCCAAAATTCTCAGGCAGTTTAAAAATAAATTATTTGGTCTTACCATTGAAGCACAACGCTTACATCAAATTCGTTCAGAACGAAAAGCGAATAGTCGTTATGCATCTTTACCACAATGTAAAATGGAATTGAGAGAAGTAGAAAATTTATATCGGAAAGAAAAAATTCCTTTTTTAAACAGCACTCATTTTTCTATTGAAGAAATATCAGCCAAAATATTGGCTGAAACAGGATTAAAACGTAAAAATTATTAG
- a CDS encoding LysR family transcriptional regulator: protein MKNIISKNILIMQANDLILFTQVIELGSFSKVADANKLTNSVVSKRIARLEKDLGVQLLYRTTRKLTLTEAGRILLQKARMVRQTTTEALDALSGFGENISGHIRMSVPTISGELLLADLVSNFCKTYPNINIELRLENNLIDLVEEGIDLAIRTAKMQDSSLIASKIIDSSWVVCASAEYLLHSEKLEVLADLKQHNCLRYDLQTEGSSDWRFIQGKKSLSVEVSGSLSSNNALSLKKAALNNSGIIYVPKCSVHEELLSGSLQPVLSNFTPRVLGVYAVYPYTRHQPQKIKLLIEEIRKAYQNLSHYFML, encoded by the coding sequence ATGAAAAACATTATTTCCAAAAACATATTAATCATGCAAGCAAACGATTTAATCCTATTTACCCAGGTGATTGAGCTAGGTAGTTTCAGCAAAGTAGCTGACGCCAACAAGCTGACCAACTCTGTGGTGAGTAAACGCATAGCTCGCTTGGAGAAAGATCTTGGGGTGCAGCTGTTATACCGAACAACACGAAAATTAACCCTCACAGAAGCAGGTAGGATCCTGCTACAAAAAGCGAGAATGGTTCGTCAAACAACCACTGAGGCTTTAGATGCTCTATCAGGGTTTGGTGAAAATATATCTGGTCACATACGTATGTCGGTGCCCACTATTTCAGGTGAATTATTGTTGGCCGATTTAGTGTCTAACTTTTGCAAAACTTATCCCAATATTAATATTGAATTACGCCTTGAAAACAACCTTATTGATTTAGTGGAAGAAGGCATTGATCTAGCTATTCGAACAGCAAAAATGCAAGACTCATCGTTAATCGCTAGCAAAATAATCGATTCATCATGGGTTGTTTGTGCCTCTGCCGAATACTTACTTCATTCTGAAAAATTAGAAGTATTAGCGGATTTAAAACAACACAATTGTTTACGTTATGACTTACAAACGGAAGGCAGCAGTGATTGGCGTTTTATTCAGGGTAAAAAATCATTGTCTGTAGAGGTATCTGGTTCACTTTCTTCAAATAATGCTTTGAGTCTAAAAAAAGCAGCTTTAAACAACAGTGGAATTATTTATGTTCCTAAATGTTCTGTCCATGAAGAATTATTATCTGGCTCATTACAACCAGTCTTAAGTAATTTCACCCCAAGAGTTTTGGGTGTCTATGCCGTTTATCCTTATACTCGACACCAACCGCAAAAAATAAAATTACTGATTGAAGAAATACGCAAAGCTTATCAAAATCTAAGCCATTATTTTATGTTGTAA
- a CDS encoding tol-pal system YbgF family protein — MISLNLIGCSLGPSAANRSHKAYIAGEYAESIRLANRALSTYEYDKEEKANLLYLKADSYAKLNRYTDAYGIIQYIFKTYPETEAFYRAKTLITSVAKHLQQKPIIKPKVKQKTVTQAI, encoded by the coding sequence ATGATCAGTTTGAATCTAATTGGTTGCAGCTTAGGACCTAGCGCAGCCAACCGCTCACATAAAGCTTATATTGCGGGCGAATATGCTGAATCCATAAGATTAGCTAATAGGGCTTTATCAACCTACGAATATGACAAAGAAGAAAAAGCTAACTTACTTTATTTAAAAGCAGATAGTTATGCCAAATTAAATCGCTACACAGATGCTTATGGCATTATTCAATATATATTTAAAACCTATCCAGAAACCGAAGCTTTTTATCGAGCAAAAACCCTAATAACGTCTGTAGCAAAACATTTACAACAAAAACCTATTATTAAGCCGAAAGTGAAACAAAAAACAGTCACTCAGGCTATCTGA
- the ppsA gene encoding phosphoenolpyruvate synthase: MQQHVLWYQHLGMGDVGTVGGKNASLGEMISNLANAGVQVPGGFATTSYAFNVFLQQSGLEDRIHELLDSLDVEDIAALAEAGETIRNWIIETPFLPELESEIKSAFETLQGESGDAASFAVRSSATAEDMPDASFAGQQETFLNVKGYDAVMLAIKHVYASLFNDRAISYRVHQGYDHKGVALSAGVQRMVRSDCASSGVMFSIDTESGFEDVVFITSSYGLGEMVVQGAVNPDEFYVHKPTLEKGVPAVVRRNLGSKLTKMIYSDALEHGKQVEIVDIDAADSCQFSLTDEEVMELAKQAVIIEKHYKRPMDIEWAKDGIDGKLYIVQARPETVRSRENIQVIERFRLNGKAKIVCEGRAIGHKIGAGMAKVLSGVEEMDKIQPGDVLVTDMTDPDWEPIMKKASAIVTNRGGRTCHAAIIARELGIPAIVGCGNATDSIATGDKITVSCAEGDTGFIYDDVLDFDVVTSNIDSMPELPLKVMMNVGNPDRAFDFARLPSAGVGLARLEFIINRMIGIHPKALLNFEQQSNELKSEITEMIAGYASPVEFYIEKLVEGISTIASAFYPQKVIVRMSDFKSNEYFNLVGGDQYEPDEENPMLGFRGASRYISDNFRECFALECEAIKRVRNKMDLTNVEIMIPFIRTLDEGRKVLDLLAEQGLVQGENGLRVIMMCELPSNALLADQFLDMFDGFSIGSNDLTQLTLGLDRDSGLIAHLFDERDPAVKALLAMAIQAAKKRGKYVGICGQGPSDHEDLAQWLVEQGIDSVSLNPDTVVETWLYLGEKHAK; this comes from the coding sequence ATGCAACAACACGTTTTATGGTATCAGCATCTTGGTATGGGTGATGTCGGTACCGTTGGTGGTAAAAACGCATCATTGGGTGAGATGATTTCGAATTTAGCAAATGCTGGTGTACAAGTACCTGGTGGATTTGCCACAACATCCTATGCGTTTAACGTGTTTTTGCAACAAAGTGGATTGGAAGACCGTATTCATGAATTATTGGATTCACTTGATGTTGAAGACATAGCCGCGTTGGCAGAAGCCGGTGAGACTATTCGTAATTGGATTATCGAGACGCCTTTTTTACCTGAGTTAGAAAGTGAAATTAAAAGTGCTTTTGAAACACTGCAAGGTGAGTCTGGGGATGCAGCTTCATTTGCCGTAAGGTCATCTGCTACTGCTGAAGATATGCCTGATGCTTCATTCGCAGGGCAGCAAGAAACCTTCCTAAACGTTAAAGGTTATGATGCCGTCATGTTGGCGATTAAACATGTTTATGCCTCATTATTTAACGACCGAGCTATTTCTTATCGAGTTCACCAAGGTTATGACCATAAAGGTGTCGCTTTATCAGCTGGCGTGCAAAGAATGGTGCGTAGTGACTGTGCTTCTTCTGGTGTGATGTTTTCTATTGATACTGAGTCTGGCTTTGAAGATGTTGTATTTATCACATCATCATATGGACTAGGAGAAATGGTGGTTCAGGGGGCGGTAAATCCTGATGAATTTTATGTTCATAAACCGACTTTAGAAAAAGGCGTTCCAGCCGTAGTGCGCAGAAACTTGGGTAGCAAATTAACTAAAATGATTTACTCCGATGCTCTAGAACATGGAAAACAAGTTGAAATCGTTGATATTGATGCTGCTGATAGTTGTCAATTCTCACTTACTGATGAAGAAGTAATGGAGCTTGCAAAACAAGCTGTGATTATTGAAAAACATTACAAACGTCCAATGGATATTGAATGGGCCAAAGATGGTATAGACGGAAAGCTGTATATAGTTCAAGCACGCCCAGAAACTGTGCGCAGTCGTGAAAATATTCAAGTCATTGAGCGTTTCAGATTAAACGGTAAAGCTAAAATAGTCTGTGAAGGTCGTGCTATCGGTCATAAGATTGGCGCAGGTATGGCTAAAGTACTTAGCGGTGTTGAAGAAATGGACAAGATTCAACCTGGTGATGTCTTGGTTACTGATATGACAGATCCAGATTGGGAGCCCATCATGAAAAAGGCTTCCGCCATAGTGACTAACCGTGGCGGCAGAACCTGCCATGCGGCAATTATCGCTCGAGAGCTAGGGATACCTGCAATTGTGGGTTGTGGTAATGCTACTGATTCGATCGCTACTGGAGACAAAATTACTGTGTCTTGCGCCGAAGGCGATACGGGTTTTATATATGACGATGTGTTAGATTTTGATGTGGTAACTTCTAATATTGACTCTATGCCTGAATTGCCTTTAAAAGTCATGATGAATGTAGGTAACCCTGACCGAGCATTTGATTTTGCTCGTTTGCCTAGTGCTGGCGTCGGTTTGGCTAGATTGGAGTTTATTATCAATCGAATGATTGGTATTCATCCAAAAGCTTTACTTAATTTTGAGCAGCAATCAAATGAATTAAAATCTGAAATAACTGAGATGATCGCTGGCTATGCATCACCCGTTGAGTTTTATATTGAAAAATTGGTTGAAGGTATTTCGACTATAGCTTCAGCTTTTTATCCGCAAAAAGTGATTGTTCGTATGTCTGACTTTAAGTCTAACGAATATTTCAATTTAGTGGGGGGCGACCAATATGAACCCGATGAAGAAAATCCAATGCTCGGTTTCCGTGGAGCAAGTCGGTATATTTCAGATAATTTTCGTGAATGTTTTGCACTAGAGTGTGAAGCCATTAAACGAGTTAGAAATAAAATGGATCTGACTAATGTTGAGATAATGATCCCTTTTATTCGAACCCTTGATGAAGGCCGTAAAGTCTTAGACTTGTTGGCAGAACAAGGCTTAGTGCAAGGTGAAAATGGTTTAAGAGTCATTATGATGTGTGAACTACCATCAAATGCACTATTGGCCGATCAATTCTTGGATATGTTTGATGGTTTCTCTATTGGCTCTAACGATTTAACTCAATTAACTTTAGGCTTAGATAGAGATTCAGGTCTAATCGCTCATTTGTTCGATGAGAGAGATCCAGCTGTTAAAGCTTTACTTGCTATGGCCATTCAAGCAGCCAAAAAACGCGGTAAATATGTGGGTATTTGTGGTCAAGGGCCATCTGATCACGAAGATTTAGCTCAATGGTTAGTAGAACAGGGCATAGATAGTGTGTCGTTGAACCCTGATACGGTTGTCGAAACTTGGTTATATTTAGGTGAAAAACACGCAAAATAA
- a CDS encoding PBPRA1643 family SWIM/SEC-C metal-binding motif protein has protein sequence MSDKFFFKGRQDARQSHIKYGYERDASRISGSKKYPLQLVVTNETRKVVVEALVADAQLYADISIDNSEGAVESISELTMLLNKTSSVKVEKLPGRNDICPCGSGKKYKKCCG, from the coding sequence ATGTCAGACAAATTCTTTTTCAAAGGTCGCCAAGATGCCCGTCAAAGCCATATTAAATATGGCTACGAACGTGATGCGTCACGTATCTCGGGTAGTAAAAAATATCCTTTGCAGTTAGTGGTAACAAATGAAACTCGCAAAGTTGTAGTTGAGGCGTTAGTCGCTGATGCACAGTTATATGCCGATATTAGTATTGATAACAGTGAAGGGGCTGTAGAGTCTATCTCAGAACTGACAATGTTATTGAATAAAACATCTTCAGTGAAAGTTGAAAAATTACCAGGACGGAATGATATTTGTCCTTGTGGTAGCGGTAAAAAATACAAAAAGTGTTGCGGATAA
- a CDS encoding IclR family transcriptional regulator — translation MEEKNKKRSYSAPALEKGFEILELLAEVQEPMSLTQISTTLNRSKSEIYRMVAALETRGYLARNEGGDFFHITNKLFDLGMKVPPVGTLVEAAFPIMHKLSAEIMQSCHIAVANQQRMVVIARVQSPAIVSLSVRVGHHLELFKTGSGRVLLSYMPENVREQSLQDFAKTDEEFNREECETLIGRILSKGHARSKSPIVTGLTDLSFPIFLGHTKEVIACLTVPFIEEKGISLSLAKTEAHVKKAAAELSVMAQTYSGF, via the coding sequence ATGGAAGAAAAAAATAAAAAACGCAGCTATTCAGCACCTGCGTTAGAAAAAGGTTTTGAAATTCTAGAGCTATTAGCAGAAGTTCAAGAACCTATGTCGCTAACTCAAATATCCACCACTTTAAATCGCTCTAAAAGTGAAATTTATCGCATGGTTGCGGCTTTAGAGACTCGGGGATATTTGGCCAGAAATGAAGGTGGCGATTTCTTCCATATCACTAATAAGTTGTTTGATTTGGGAATGAAAGTCCCTCCTGTAGGCACGTTAGTAGAGGCTGCATTTCCAATCATGCACAAATTATCTGCTGAGATAATGCAATCGTGTCATATTGCCGTTGCCAACCAACAACGTATGGTTGTAATTGCTCGTGTTCAAAGTCCTGCTATTGTTAGTTTATCAGTTCGGGTAGGACATCACTTAGAATTATTTAAAACAGGCTCAGGACGGGTTTTATTGTCTTATATGCCTGAAAATGTTAGAGAACAATCGTTGCAAGATTTTGCAAAAACTGATGAAGAATTCAATCGAGAAGAGTGTGAAACACTGATCGGTAGAATTTTGAGTAAAGGTCATGCAAGATCTAAAAGCCCAATTGTCACAGGACTAACTGATTTATCATTTCCTATATTTTTAGGTCATACAAAAGAAGTCATTGCCTGTCTGACTGTACCTTTTATAGAAGAAAAAGGCATTTCATTGAGCCTTGCCAAAACCGAAGCCCATGTGAAAAAAGCCGCTGCTGAGCTTTCTGTTATGGCACAAACTTATAGTGGTTTTTAA
- a CDS encoding L-rhamnose mutarotase, whose product MSKTHCLTLNLRDDAELIQEYEDYHKPGKVWPEVIDSIKNSEIISMKIFRQDLLLIMVIEVTESFSFEKKAKADFNNEKIQAWERLMEKFQKVDPNEPNAGKWQAVTNIFCLEEH is encoded by the coding sequence ATGAGTAAAACACATTGCTTAACACTTAATTTACGAGATGACGCTGAGCTTATTCAAGAATATGAAGATTATCATAAGCCAGGTAAAGTCTGGCCTGAGGTCATTGATAGTATTAAAAATTCCGAAATTATATCGATGAAAATTTTTAGACAAGATTTGTTGTTGATCATGGTGATTGAAGTCACTGAATCTTTTAGCTTTGAGAAAAAAGCTAAAGCAGACTTTAATAATGAAAAAATCCAAGCGTGGGAGCGTTTGATGGAAAAGTTTCAGAAAGTCGATCCTAACGAACCTAATGCAGGGAAATGGCAAGCAGTCACTAATATTTTTTGCCTTGAAGAACATTGA
- a CDS encoding amidohydrolase — translation MQRIDTHHHIWKLSRNDYHWLTPKLDVLYRDYLINDIEPILEKTNIIKTVLVQAADSLNETYFMLDIASKHAKIAGVIGWIDMLAEDALAQLQKLSIQPKFKGIRPMLQDISDPAWMLNDKLTPIFQALITHNLIFEALVKTEHLPYLKQLLERHPKLKVVINHGAKPNISSQKTKDWHTWIKAIAENHPVFCKLSGLVTEAQQPVKYTDISPYMTHILHSFGAERIMFGSDWPVINLASDYSTWIKYVERFVAPLSLQQQKAIWYDNAKQFYQL, via the coding sequence ATGCAACGTATTGATACTCACCACCATATATGGAAATTGTCTCGAAATGACTATCACTGGTTAACACCTAAATTAGATGTGTTATATCGGGACTATTTAATTAATGATATTGAGCCAATTTTAGAAAAAACAAACATAATAAAAACAGTATTAGTTCAAGCTGCTGATAGTTTAAATGAAACATACTTTATGTTAGATATTGCATCTAAACACGCTAAGATTGCTGGTGTAATTGGTTGGATAGACATGTTAGCTGAGGATGCGTTGGCTCAATTACAAAAATTAAGTATTCAGCCAAAATTCAAAGGCATTCGGCCCATGCTCCAGGACATTTCTGATCCAGCATGGATGTTAAATGATAAGTTAACACCAATTTTTCAGGCACTTATCACTCACAACCTTATTTTTGAAGCATTAGTAAAAACTGAGCACCTGCCTTATTTAAAGCAATTATTAGAGCGCCACCCTAAATTAAAGGTTGTGATAAATCATGGAGCTAAACCGAATATAAGCTCACAGAAAACGAAAGACTGGCATACATGGATAAAAGCCATAGCCGAAAACCACCCTGTATTTTGCAAATTATCTGGCTTAGTAACCGAAGCTCAACAACCAGTAAAATACACAGACATATCACCCTATATGACACATATTCTTCATAGTTTTGGCGCCGAGCGCATTATGTTTGGTAGTGACTGGCCTGTTATAAATTTAGCTTCTGATTATTCTACTTGGATAAAGTATGTGGAACGATTTGTCGCTCCGCTCAGTTTGCAACAACAAAAGGCTATTTGGTACGATAATGCAAAGCAGTTTTATCAACTTTAG
- a CDS encoding alpha/beta hydrolase, which translates to MLNKCHFLLFVPCFFFSTVINAQQILASTGTVLENITYATFSKTKVQLDLYQPQTKGIHPAIVLVHGGGWVNGSRKGFHQMALSLAERGYVVANIDYRLATQAQFPAAVQDTKAAVRWLRQHAKLYNIDPGKIAGIGGSAGGHLIAMAALTGHSKKFSDDYNYPEISSELQAVILMGAGVDQVTRAENAKNQYVKNCVIFFAGSLKDKREVYIQGSPITHISANAPPILMVDGGQDNPGARYVDFIPKLQRFGIEYQFKVIADAKHGQWLKEKYLHSYVNTFDTFLQAHLH; encoded by the coding sequence ATGCTAAATAAATGTCACTTTTTGCTATTCGTTCCATGCTTTTTCTTTAGTACGGTAATAAACGCTCAACAGATTTTAGCTTCTACTGGAACCGTACTTGAAAATATCACTTATGCCACATTTTCCAAAACAAAAGTACAACTGGATTTATATCAACCTCAAACTAAAGGCATCCATCCTGCAATAGTATTAGTACATGGTGGAGGCTGGGTAAATGGCTCTAGAAAAGGTTTCCATCAAATGGCTTTATCTCTTGCCGAACGTGGATATGTGGTAGCAAATATTGATTATAGATTAGCAACTCAGGCTCAATTCCCAGCAGCAGTGCAAGATACAAAAGCCGCTGTCCGTTGGTTACGTCAACATGCAAAACTGTATAATATTGATCCGGGAAAAATAGCTGGGATTGGCGGCTCTGCTGGTGGACATCTAATTGCTATGGCCGCTTTAACCGGCCATAGCAAAAAATTTAGTGATGATTATAATTACCCAGAAATCTCAAGTGAATTACAAGCAGTAATATTAATGGGCGCAGGTGTTGATCAAGTCACTCGTGCCGAAAACGCCAAAAATCAGTATGTAAAAAACTGTGTTATCTTTTTTGCTGGCAGTCTAAAAGATAAACGTGAGGTATACATACAAGGCTCCCCCATTACTCATATTTCGGCCAATGCGCCGCCCATTCTAATGGTTGATGGTGGCCAAGATAATCCTGGCGCTAGGTATGTGGATTTTATTCCTAAGCTGCAAAGATTTGGAATTGAGTACCAATTTAAAGTCATTGCTGACGCGAAACATGGGCAATGGTTGAAAGAAAAATATTTGCATAGTTACGTCAATACGTTTGATACATTTTTACAGGCCCATTTACACTAA
- the lldD gene encoding FMN-dependent L-lactate dehydrogenase LldD: MIISASTDYRKAAKAKLPPFLFHYIDGGSYGEHTLKRNTEDLAEVALRQRILNNMSDLNLETEIFGEKLAMPIALAPVGLTGMYARRGEVQAAKAAENKGLPFIMSTVSVCPIEEVAPVLERPMWFQLYVLKDRGFMKNVLERAKAAGVTTLVFTVDMPVPGARYRDMHSGMSGPNAAVRRIFQSMLHPQWAFDVGVFGKPHDLGNISTYRGEPTKLEDYIGWLGENFDPSISWKDLEWVRDFWDGPMVIKGILDVEDAKNAVSFGADGIVVSNHGGRQLDGVLSSARALPDIADAVKGDIKIFADSGIRTGLDVVRMLALGADCTLLGRSFIYALAAQGQAGVENLLDLYEKEMRVAMTLTGAKSISDLSRDSLVNL; this comes from the coding sequence ATGATTATTTCAGCATCAACTGATTACCGTAAAGCTGCAAAAGCCAAACTACCTCCATTTTTGTTTCATTACATTGATGGAGGCTCATATGGTGAGCATACATTAAAACGTAATACAGAAGATTTAGCTGAGGTCGCATTGCGCCAGAGAATTCTGAATAATATGTCAGATCTAAATTTAGAAACTGAAATTTTCGGCGAAAAACTAGCTATGCCAATTGCTCTTGCGCCTGTAGGTTTGACTGGTATGTATGCTCGAAGAGGTGAGGTACAGGCGGCAAAAGCGGCTGAAAACAAAGGCCTACCTTTTATCATGTCAACAGTTTCAGTTTGTCCAATTGAAGAAGTAGCTCCTGTTCTTGAGCGCCCAATGTGGTTTCAACTTTATGTACTTAAAGATCGTGGCTTTATGAAAAATGTATTAGAACGAGCTAAAGCTGCAGGGGTAACGACTTTAGTGTTTACTGTCGATATGCCAGTTCCGGGAGCTAGATACCGAGATATGCATTCTGGTATGAGTGGTCCTAATGCTGCTGTTAGACGAATATTTCAGTCTATGTTACATCCTCAATGGGCGTTTGATGTGGGCGTTTTTGGTAAGCCTCATGATTTAGGTAATATTTCAACTTATCGCGGTGAGCCCACCAAGCTTGAAGATTACATAGGTTGGTTAGGAGAAAACTTTGATCCTTCTATTTCATGGAAAGACCTTGAATGGGTAAGAGATTTTTGGGATGGTCCTATGGTGATTAAGGGTATCCTAGATGTAGAAGATGCAAAAAATGCCGTGAGTTTTGGTGCTGACGGGATTGTGGTGTCAAACCACGGCGGTCGACAGTTAGATGGTGTTCTTTCGTCTGCTAGAGCGTTACCTGATATCGCTGATGCAGTCAAAGGTGACATTAAGATTTTTGCTGATTCAGGTATCAGAACAGGACTAGACGTCGTAAGGATGTTAGCCTTGGGGGCTGATTGTACTCTGCTTGGTCGCTCATTTATTTATGCCTTAGCGGCACAAGGTCAAGCAGGTGTAGAGAACTTACTGGATTTGTATGAAAAAGAGATGCGAGTCGCAATGACATTAACTGGTGCTAAAAGCATTTCTGACTTAAGTCGAGACTCATTAGTTAATCTTTGA